The Montipora foliosa isolate CH-2021 chromosome 10, ASM3666993v2, whole genome shotgun sequence genomic sequence TGTCTTGGCTCTCCGATGGGGAATCCCCGGTCTTCACTTATCACTAGGTGACATCAGCAGCACCAGTTTCTGGACTGGTCTCTCTAGTACTGTCGTAGTAGCTGGGCGTTTTCCTTTGGAAGTGAGGTTAGGATCGCCTACTGCAACACTAACCTTGCGCACTAGTTTGTCTGTATCTTGGGTGACGCTTATCACACGAGCTAAGCGCCAGTTGTTGCGCGGAACATTGTCGTCCTTGATCAGAACGATGTCATCTTGCTCCAGGTTGCGTCTCGGGCAGATCCATTTCTGACGTGCTTGAAGGGACTGCAGAAACTCCCGTTTCCAACGGCTCCAAAACTCGTTAGTAAGGTGCTGCACGCATCGCCACCACTTCTTGGTGTATTCGTCTGCTTCTCGGAAGTTTCCTGGAGGTGGAAGAACGACCTTGCTCTTTCCCGCTAACAAATGATTTGGAGTTAGGGCCTCCACAGTGTCGGCTGAAGGGAGGTTGTCTGCAGTCAGCGGCCTGCTGTTAACCACTGCTTCTGCCTCGCACATGAACGTGTGGAGCGCTTCATCGTTAAGTTGGCGTCCGTTCGTTTCTAAGAGAGCTGAGAGTACGCCTCTAACCGTTCTAATCTGACGTTCCCAAACGCCTCCCATGTGGCTTGCAGAGGGCATGTTCAATTTAGTTTCAAACCAGTCACAGTTCCGTTTCAACATTTCTATCTGGACTTTCTCCTTATCCATTTCGAGCAGCGCATCCTTCAACTCTCGCTTTGCTCCAACAAGGTTTGTGCCTCGGTCGCTTCTCATTTGACGTACTGGGCCTCTTCTGCATATAAAACGTCGCAGGGCGTTAATATAGGAGTCAGTTTCAAGGCTGTATGCGACCTCAAGATGGATTGCTCGGGAAGCGAGGCAGGTAAAGGGGACTCCATATCGCTTGAGTTCCTTGCGTCCTTCTTTCACGTAGAAGGGGCCAAAATAGTCCAGGGCTCAGTGGGTGAAAGGAGGTGAAGGAGTCACCTTGTCCCACGGTAAGTCGGCCAT encodes the following:
- the LOC137972706 gene encoding uncharacterized protein, whose translation is MRSDRGTNLVGAKRELKDALLEMDKEKVQIEMLKRNCDWFETKLNMPSASHMGGVWERQIRTVRGVLSALLETNGRQLNDEALHTFMCEAEAVVNSRPLTADNLPSADTVEALTPNHLLAGKSKVVLPPPGNFREADEYTKKWWRCVQHLTNEFWSRWKREFLQSLQARQKWICPRRNLEQDDIVLIKDDNVPRNNWRLARVISVTQDTDKLVRKVSVAVGDPNLTSKGKRPATTTVLERPVQKLVLLMSPSDK